The DNA window TGCAGAAGGGGGCGGTTGCGATCTTTTCGGGTGCGCTCGACCTGCTGCTCGATCGAAGTTTTCAGGTAGACGACCACTGCGCTCTTACGCAATAACGGATGATTTTCCTGGCGCATCACGGCACCACCGCCGGTTGCGAGCACCACGTCCTTTTCGGCGGTCATCTCGTCAAGCATGGCAGTTTCTCTTTGCCGAAAGCCTCCCTCGCCTTCGACATCAAAAATCCAAGGGATGTTTGCCCCACACCGCTCCTCGATAACCCGATCCGAATCCAAAAAACGATAACCGAGTTCTTTGGCGAGCAAACGGCCGATAGTGCTTTTTCCGGCCCCCATGGGCCCAACCAGAACAACGCGTTTGGGCAAAGACATAACTTTCCGCTCAACAATTTTTCAGGCGGATGAGAATAGCACAGGGCGCGCCAATCCATAACCTTGCCGAGCCACAGACACAAAAAAGCCGCCGGTATCAGCGGCGGCTTTCAGACTCTGGCCTTATTACTGAATCAGATCGCTTTTGATGATCTTCGGAGTGATAAAGATCAACAGCTCACTGCGCTCATCGATGTGCTCCGTGCGCTTAAACAGCCGGCCCAGATATGGAATGTCACCCAGGAATGGTGTTTTGGTTGTTGTGGTTGCTACCTCTGACTGGAAGATACCACCAAGCACGACTGTTTCACCATTCGCAACCAGCACCTGCGTGGTCACTTCGTTGGTGTTGATTGACGGAATGCCCGCTGTCACCTCACCACGAGAGTCCTGGTTCACGATCAGATCCATAATGATCTTATCATCCGGGGTAATCTGTGGCGTTACTTCCAATGAAAGCACAGCCTCCTTGAACGACACGGACGTAGCGCCGCTTGACGAAGCCTCTTGGTATGGAATTTCTTCACCGGACTTGATCGACGCGCTCTGGCGATCCGCAGTCACAACACGAGGTTGAGAAACCACTTCCGCACGGCCATCACTTTCCAGCGCTGAAAGCTCTAGATCTACCAGGAAGTCATCACTGCCCCAGCCGATAGCGAAAGACGATGCACCTTCACCACTCACACCCAGATCCACCCCCAGAGCGCCTGGGAAGGTAATCGAATTACTGCCGCCGCTTGCAGCATCACGAGCTTCACTGAGCGTTCCCAAAGAACCACCGACAGTTACAACATCGTTACCACTCACGTCGTAGGCGGCACCGCCCCAACGAACCCCCAAATCCTCGGCCACGTTGGTCTGGGCTCGAACAATACGAGCTTCAATGGACACCTGACGCACAGGGACATCCCATGTGCTCACCAAGCGACGGATTTCTTCGAGTTTATCAGCGGTCTCACGCACTGTGATGGTGTTGGTGCGCTTGTCCGAGGATACGAAGCCACGCGAAGAAATCAGCTCTGCGTCCGCCTGAATAAGGCTTACAATTTCATCGGCCTTCGCGTAGTTAACCTGAATAATATCGAGTCGAACCGGCGCCAACTCAGCAATCTGCTTATTAGTTTCCAGCTCAAGCTTCTCACGGGCTGCAATTTCTTCAGCTGGAGCGACTAACAATACGTTACCAATCTGACGCTTATCCAGACCCTTGGTCTTCAAAATCAGGTCCAGCGCTTGATCCCAAGGCACGTTCTGCAAGCGAAGTGTGATGCTGCCACCCACAGTGTCACTAGCGACCAGATTCAAGCCTGTGAAGTCAGCAATAAGCTGCAGTACCGAACGCACTTCGATATCCTGGAAGTTAAGAGACAACTTCTCGCCAGAATACGGGAACTTCTCTTCACGACGCGTTTCCGCTTCTTCCTGAGAGATTTCTTCGACGCTAACCGTGAACTCGCGGCCAGACTGGTAGGCGATGTAGTCGTAATCCCCTTCCGGACGAATCTCTACTACCGCATTCCCATCTTCCATAAAGGTATCGATACGAGTAACGGGCGTTGCAAAGTCAGTCACATCCAATCGGCGGCGCAAATCGACCGGCACATCAAGATCTGGCATGGTCAGGCGAATACGCCCTCCCAGCTCTGTCAGGTTCACGGCGGACGAACTGCTGCCCAAATCGACAACCACACGTCCTTCGCCGGCTTTTCCTCTACGGAAATCGATGCCGGCCAGCGCATTTGCAGCTGCCGGTGCAGACACAGTTGTTTGTTGTGAGCTGGAGGTTGCTGACACTGACGACCCAGCGCCACCAATCGTCATCACCAGTGAATTGTTATTCCGTGTAGTCTCATGCGGAACCAAATCAATCAGGTTGAATATCAAGCGAGTGCGATCTTTGGTTTCCACCACGGTCACACTCTGAGCGTTGCCTGATCCCAGCGGGATACTGCGTTTATTAATTCCGCTCGTTGTATCTTTTAGATCAACAGTAATACGTGCCGGCCGCTCGATGGTATAGCCCGTCGGCTCAGGTGGTGTACCGTCGAATTCCATGGTCACTTCCAAGCGTTCACCCGGCAGCGACGAAAACGTGACGTCTTGCAGCGTGACCGCGCTGGCCAGGCTGCTCCATAACCCCACGGCAATAATACCTACGGAGACATTTAGTTTTTTGAACATCGCTAGCCTCGACCCTAAACCTGTTTGTTCTTGCATATTTCTTGTCGTCATCATCCTGCCGCTCCTGAGCCCTCATCCAAAGACAAGGAGCGGGGGCGTTCAACCCATCCACCCCGGCCATTCGGAACGATTTCAATCAGTTCGATGCGAGTTTCACCGACCCCTACAATACGGCCATAGTTTTGCCCCATGTAGTTGCCAACCCGCACTCGATGTATGCCTGACGCGCCGTCCCGCACCAACGCAAAAAGAGTGCCGCCAGCACCTTCCAACGTGCCCACCATGCTCAGCGATTTCAGATCGAAATTCTCGAGCACCTCTCGCGGGCGATCCAGGTCCGGCTCCACGTCGGTGATGGGTTTTTCATCCACCATGGTCAACTGAACATCGACGGGCGGCTCAAACGGAGCTCGGCGATCCGCCGCCGAGTAACTAAAGGCCTCATAGGCCTTGAACTCTGGCAAGGGCTCTACGTGCCCCCGGGGTTTCGCCCGGGTATCCGCCATAAACTTGTCCAAATCCGAGAAGCCGTTGCCCTGGGAACAAGCCGTCAGTAACGACGCCAGACACACACCCAGCCAGGCTTTTCCTGCATGCTTCTTTGCCATGCTTACTCTCCAGCCCGGTAACGGTAGGTACGGGCAACAACCTGCATATCCAGTTGCTCGCCATTTCCACCGATTGGTTTAATAGTCAAATCGTGCAGCGTAACAATACGCGGCAAACTGGCCACGCTGCTGACGAACGAGGCCAGCTCATGATACGAACCTGAAACCCGCACGTTAATCGGAAGCTCTGAATAGAAATCTCTTTGGCGTTCTGGCTGCAGCTTCACTTCCTGCAGGCTCAGACCGCTGCCCAGCGCTGTGTTGGTAATATCCTCCAGCAAGCCCGGCACCTCGGTTTCACTCGGCAACTGACGTACGAGCGCACCAAAGGTTTCCTCCATTTCAACCATCTGAGCTTTGAACACCTCCAGGTTGGCAACCCGGTAAGCTTTTTGCTCGTAGGTTTGCTTCAGCTCTTGCTCTTTTCGTTCAACTCGGTCGAGTTGGGCGTACTGATCCTTGATAAAAAACCAATACCCGCCACCCAAAATCAAGCCAAATACCAATAGAAATACAATCGCTTTAATCGGTGCCGGCCAAATGCCAGCATTGTTGACATCCAGATCGTTGATATCGAATTCATTAAGACTTTTCAGTGAGTCCGCGAGGCTCATTATTTATCCTCCCCTTCGGGCTCTGGCGTTTTCTGCTGAACCGATAGATTGAACTGACTGTAGCCAGCACGACGATTGTCTGCAGCAGCAACGTTGGTCAGGTTCGGCCCGGTAAACCACTCGGATTCGTCGAACTGACGCATCAGGTTAGAAATCCGGCTATTGGACTCTGCCATGCCAACGATATCCAGGCGCTCACCCGTCTTTTTAAGGTCGGTGACGAACAACCCATCAGGAAGCGTGCGAACCAACTCGTCAAACACCCGAACAATGACCGGGCGTTTACCTTGCAAATCCTGAATGACCTGCATCCGAGCGAGCAATTCATCACGCTGGCGCTTAAGGTTCTCAATTTCTTTGATTTGCTTATCCAGCTGCTTCGTAGCGGTCTCAATGTAGGCATTGCGTGATTGTTGATACGCAATTCGATTGTCCGTATCAGTTTTCCACAAGAACACCAAACCCGCCGCAATAATAACGGCGCCTAACATCATCACCACAAACTGTTTCTGTTTCTCCGCGCGCAGCTCTTCGCGCCAGGGTCTGAGGTTAATTTTTGCCATCAGTCGAAACTCCTCATTGCCAGTCCACAGGCAATCATCAACGATGGAGCGTCATTGCTCAGCGAGGATGCATTCACACGGGACCCCACCGCCATATCAGCGAACGGGTTAGCAACCAACGTTGGCGTCCCTGTTTTCTCTTCGACCATTTCGGTAAGGCCTTGAATCGAAGCCGTACCGCCCGCCAACACCACGTAGTCCACAGCGTTGTACTGGCTGGCACCGAAGAAAAACTGCAGCGCACGTGCAACCTGCTGGACAACCGCTTCCCGGAATGGGTTTAGCACTTCGGTTTCGTAATCATCCGGCAAACCGCCTTGCTTTTTAGCCAAGCCGGCTTCTTCTGTGGACAAACCATACCGGCGCTGAATTTCTTCGGTAAGCTGTTTACCACCGAAAATCTGCTCCCGGGTATAGACCGTCTTGCCTTCGGCCAGAACACTCAACGTGGTCATGGTGGCCCCGATATCCATGATGGCCACCACCAGTTCTTCACCTTGAGAATCCAGCTGAGGCTCGATCAACTCGTAGGCCCGCTCGAGCGCGTAGGCTTCGACATCAACCACCTTCGCGTTCAGCCCTGCGATTTCAAGGGCATCTTCCCGAACGTCAACGTTTTCTTTCCGGCAAGCAGCAAGCAGCACATCAACCTGATCCGGATTACTCTCGGACGGCCCCTGCACTTCAAAATCGATCGCTACTTCATCAAGGGGATATGGAATGTATTGATCCGCTTCCAAAGCAATCTGGTCCTCCATCTCAAACTCGTTGAGACCGGAATCCATTTGAATCACTTTAGTAATGACCGCCGAACCGGAGACTGCAACAGCCACCTGTTTGACACTGGTGCGGGACTTGGACGCAACACGCTTGAGCACTTCGCCCACCGCCTCTACGTCTGTAATGTTTTTCTCGACAACTGCGTTGGCCGGAAGGGGCTCAACAGCGTAGCTTTCGACCCTATATCGGTCGCCCTGCTTTGACAGTTCGAGGAGTTTTGCTGAACTGGAGCTGACATCAACCCCAAGAACAGAACTGGATTTTTTTCCTATCAATCCGAACACGCGCTCACCCTATACCTGGTTGAATACACCCGGCGTTGGAGCCCCTCGGCTTCTTACCTGTTCGCGGCAGAAGGCTCGAGATCGCTCTCTTAATTTTATGCAGTTTCCCTGCTTGTTATCTGTTTTATATGTAAGAGAATTTCTTATTCATTCCGTCTACAATGCAATCTCTCAATTTTACGGGAGAGATTGCATCTTGGAAGGCCGCCAAACCTTCCTAAAGCAATTTCTCAAATAATAGACCTATATCTAACAGATGTCAGAAAAAAATGTCTCATTTGATGCGTACATCTCGTGTTTTTGCCTGGATCATTCTTACCGGCCTGAGTGTCGCCGTCATATTGTCTGCAAGCTTGTATCTGTATTTGCGACCTAGCCTGCCTCCCGTCGAACAACTTCTCGACGTCAAGCTGCAAACGCCTCTGCGGGTGTACAGTCATGACAACGAATTAATAGCAGAATTCGGCGAAAAGAGAAGGACACCGGTCACAATCGAACAGATCCCTACACTTCAGTTACAAGCCTTTCTGGCCGCCGAAGATGCACGCTTTTACGATCACTTCGGCGTAGACATCAAAGGCCTGACAAGGGCTGCGATCGAACTGATATCCACCGGATCAATTCAATCCGGGGGCAGCACAATCACGATGCAGGTTGCAAAAAATTACTTTTTGTCACGGGATCGGACATTCATTCGCAAGTTCAGCGAAATACTTTTGGCCATTCAAATTGAGCGCGAGCTGAGCAAGGAGAGAATTTTCGAACTGTACTTGAACAAAATTTATCTGGGCAACCGCGCTTACGGCATCTCGGCCGCTGCCCAGGTGTATTACGACAAACGCGTCAATGAACTCTCTCTCGCACAGATGGCTATGCTGGCCGGCTTGCCCAAGGCACCTTCCGCCTACAACCCCATCGCCGATCCAGAGCGCGCCCTTGTACGACGCAATTGGATACTGGGACGCATGGAAAGCCTTGGCTTCATTACTAGTGACGCTCGCGAGCTGGCCTCGGAAGCGCCAATAACAGCGAGCTACAACGCCCGGGACACCGATGTCGATGCCGACTACGTAGCAGAAATGGCGCGCTCCGAAATGGTTCGAAGATTTGGCGACACCGCCTATACCGATGGCTACAGCGTTACTCTGACCGTCGATGGCCAGAAGCAGCAAACCGCAACTGACACACTAAGAGCCGGCTTGGAAAACTACGACCGCCGCCACGGCTTCCGGGGAGCCATCGCTCAAGTAGATATTAACGGCATGACACCCGCAGAGCTTTCAGGGGAGCTTGCCAACTACCCCAGCGTGGAGCGTTTACTGCCGGCCATTGTCACTTCGATTGACGACAAAAATGGCGAAGTGCAAACCCATACCCGCGCTCTTGGCGCCACCACAATGGCTTTCGACACCATGAAATGGGCGCGGAAATACCGCACCCAAAGCTTCACCGGTCCAGAACCCAAAAAACCATCTGATATCGTCAGTGTGGGCGATGTGATTTACGTAAAAGCGCTCGAACCGACCCAAAACGCCGAAGACATCACCGCCATCACACAGAACGTTGCTTTAGCGCAGGTACCCGATGTTGAAGGCGCCCTGATCTCCCTGAACGCAAAAACTGGCGCTATCGAGGCACTCAGCGGCGGCTATAGTTTTGGCCAAAGCAAATACAACCGTGCCACCCAAGCAAAGCGCCAACCCGGCTCCACCTTTAAACCTTTCCTTTATTTAGCAGCACTGGAGAACGGCCGTACACCCGCCACCATTTATAACGATGCCCCCATCGTGCTTGATAACTCCGACCTTGAAGGCTCTTGGCGCCCGCAAAATGCTTCCGGGCAGTTCTACGGACCAACAACTCTGCGCAAAGGCCTGTACCGCTCGCGCAACCTGGTATCCATTCGATTGCTGCGCGACTTGGGCATTCGCACTACGCTTAGCTACCTTGAGCAGCTCAAAATCCCGACCGACAACATGCCAGAAAACTTGTCATTGTCTTTAGGAAGCGGCCTGCTCAGCCCCATGGAACTGGCTCGGGGCTTCGCCGTCATCGCCAATGGCGGTTATGACGTGCAGCCCTACTTAATTGAAAGCATCCGCGAATCCAATGGCACCGTGATTTACGAAGCACCGAAAACCATTCGGTGCGACCGTGACTGCGATGCGCTTGAGGAGCAATACAGCTCAACCAGTGAAAACACTGAAAACATCGAAACCGACGAATCCACGCCAGAAACGGTCGGGATTACCCTCCCAGCGTCTAGAAACTCTGAAGGCCCCCGAATCATGCGCAAGCTGGCCGATTCCCGTTCGGTTTATATCATGCATTCCATCATGCAAGACGTGATTCAACAGGGCACCGGTCGTCGCGCCAAAGCGTTGGGGCGAAACGATTTAGCCGGCAAAACCGGCACGACCAACGAGCAGAAAGATACTTGGTTTGCCGGATACAACCACAGCGTCGCGACAACGGTTTATGTCGGCTTTGATCAACCGGCACCCCTGGGGCGTGGAGAGTACGGCGCCAGCACCGCACTGCCCATCTGGGTTGATTACATGAAAATTGCGCTGGCAGACACACCGTCATCTTTGATGCCTCGACCCAACGGCCTGGCGAACATCCGCATCAATCCGGAAACCGGCAGACGTGCGCATCCTGATGAGGAAGGCGTTTTCGAACTCTTCAAAGAAGAGAACGCTCCCGCCCCACTAACGGCTGACGAGCTCGAGAACCCCTCGGGCGGGTCTTCGGAAAGTTTTTCCCGACAGATTTTCTAAGCCGCGGAGCTCAGAAAAAACCAACAACCAAAAAAAACCGGCGGGATCACCGCCGGTTTTTTTGTGCATGAAGCTGGACTACATCGGAGTTAGATGATGTCGTCCATAGACTTCAGCGGGTAGTGCGCAGGATAAGGTTGGCCTGCCACACCAGAATCCACAGCAGCACGAGCTACCGCAGCGGGCACAACTTCCAGCAAGCGAACGTCCATCGGCTTAGGAATAATATAATCCTTACCGAATTCGAGGCTGTCTACGCCGTATGCTTCACAGATTTCCTGAGGCACAGATTCTTTCGCCAGCTCACGGATAGCGTTAACCGCTGCCACTTTCATTTCCTCGTTGATGCAAGTCGCGCGAACGTCCAGAGCACCACGGAAAATGAAGGGGAAGCCCAACACATTGTTCACCTGGTTCGGGTAATCTGAACGGCCAGTGGCCATAATCAGGTCATCACGGGTGGACATCGCCAACGCATGATTGATTTCCGGATCCGGGTTGGAGCACGCGAAAACGATCGGGTTCGGAGCCATCTTCTTCAGCTGTTCCGCTGACAGAAGATCAGGACCGGACAGACCCAAAAATACGTCCGCGCCATCGATAGCGTCATCCAGTGTGCGCTTGTCTGTGTCGTTCGCAAACATCGCCTTGTACTGGTTCAGGTCATCACGACCAGAGTGGATCACACCCTTACGGTCGAGCATGAAGATGTTTTCAGAGCGAGCACCACAGCTGATCAGCAGTTTGGTGCAGGCAATGGATGCTGCGCCAGCGCCCAAACAGACAAATTTCGCGTCTTCAATGTTCTTACCCTGCAGCTCTAGGGCATTGATCATGCCAGCCGCAGTGACGATCGCCGTACCATGCTGGTCATCGTGGAAGATGGGCACGTTGCACTTTTCGATCAGTGCGCGCTCAATTTCAAAGCACTCAGGGGCTTTGATATCTTCCAGGTTGATGCCACCAAAGGTGTCTGCAATGCGCTCAACAGTTTCAATAAACGCTTGCGGGCTTTCGGAATTAACTTCGATATCGAATACGTCAATTCCAGCAAAGCGCTTGAACAGTACGCCTTTGCCTTCCATAACCGGCTTACTCGCCAGAGGACCGAGGTTACCCAAGCCCAGGATAGCGGTGCCGTCAGAAATAACGGCTACCAGATTACCCTTAGCGGTATATTTGTATGCGTTCTC is part of the Marinobacter sp. JH2 genome and encodes:
- the aroK gene encoding shikimate kinase AroK, whose product is MSLPKRVVLVGPMGAGKSTIGRLLAKELGYRFLDSDRVIEERCGANIPWIFDVEGEGGFRQRETAMLDEMTAEKDVVLATGGGAVMRQENHPLLRKSAVVVYLKTSIEQQVERTRKDRNRPLLQNDDPEGVLRQLFAIRDPLYTQLADIVMYTDRKSPRLVVRQLVNRISPKTPRHRRQRRKEGRQHVQGIERTQS
- the pilQ gene encoding type IV pilus secretin PilQ; this translates as MTTRNMQEQTGLGSRLAMFKKLNVSVGIIAVGLWSSLASAVTLQDVTFSSLPGERLEVTMEFDGTPPEPTGYTIERPARITVDLKDTTSGINKRSIPLGSGNAQSVTVVETKDRTRLIFNLIDLVPHETTRNNNSLVMTIGGAGSSVSATSSSQQTTVSAPAAANALAGIDFRRGKAGEGRVVVDLGSSSSAVNLTELGGRIRLTMPDLDVPVDLRRRLDVTDFATPVTRIDTFMEDGNAVVEIRPEGDYDYIAYQSGREFTVSVEEISQEEAETRREEKFPYSGEKLSLNFQDIEVRSVLQLIADFTGLNLVASDTVGGSITLRLQNVPWDQALDLILKTKGLDKRQIGNVLLVAPAEEIAAREKLELETNKQIAELAPVRLDIIQVNYAKADEIVSLIQADAELISSRGFVSSDKRTNTITVRETADKLEEIRRLVSTWDVPVRQVSIEARIVRAQTNVAEDLGVRWGGAAYDVSGNDVVTVGGSLGTLSEARDAASGGSNSITFPGALGVDLGVSGEGASSFAIGWGSDDFLVDLELSALESDGRAEVVSQPRVVTADRQSASIKSGEEIPYQEASSSGATSVSFKEAVLSLEVTPQITPDDKIIMDLIVNQDSRGEVTAGIPSINTNEVTTQVLVANGETVVLGGIFQSEVATTTTKTPFLGDIPYLGRLFKRTEHIDERSELLIFITPKIIKSDLIQ
- a CDS encoding pilus assembly protein PilP; the protein is MAKKHAGKAWLGVCLASLLTACSQGNGFSDLDKFMADTRAKPRGHVEPLPEFKAYEAFSYSAADRRAPFEPPVDVQLTMVDEKPITDVEPDLDRPREVLENFDLKSLSMVGTLEGAGGTLFALVRDGASGIHRVRVGNYMGQNYGRIVGVGETRIELIEIVPNGRGGWVERPRSLSLDEGSGAAG
- the pilO gene encoding type 4a pilus biogenesis protein PilO, whose product is MSLADSLKSLNEFDINDLDVNNAGIWPAPIKAIVFLLVFGLILGGGYWFFIKDQYAQLDRVERKEQELKQTYEQKAYRVANLEVFKAQMVEMEETFGALVRQLPSETEVPGLLEDITNTALGSGLSLQEVKLQPERQRDFYSELPINVRVSGSYHELASFVSSVASLPRIVTLHDLTIKPIGGNGEQLDMQVVARTYRYRAGE
- a CDS encoding PilN domain-containing protein gives rise to the protein MAKINLRPWREELRAEKQKQFVVMMLGAVIIAAGLVFLWKTDTDNRIAYQQSRNAYIETATKQLDKQIKEIENLKRQRDELLARMQVIQDLQGKRPVIVRVFDELVRTLPDGLFVTDLKKTGERLDIVGMAESNSRISNLMRQFDESEWFTGPNLTNVAAADNRRAGYSQFNLSVQQKTPEPEGEDK
- a CDS encoding pilus assembly protein PilM → MFGLIGKKSSSVLGVDVSSSSAKLLELSKQGDRYRVESYAVEPLPANAVVEKNITDVEAVGEVLKRVASKSRTSVKQVAVAVSGSAVITKVIQMDSGLNEFEMEDQIALEADQYIPYPLDEVAIDFEVQGPSESNPDQVDVLLAACRKENVDVREDALEIAGLNAKVVDVEAYALERAYELIEPQLDSQGEELVVAIMDIGATMTTLSVLAEGKTVYTREQIFGGKQLTEEIQRRYGLSTEEAGLAKKQGGLPDDYETEVLNPFREAVVQQVARALQFFFGASQYNAVDYVVLAGGTASIQGLTEMVEEKTGTPTLVANPFADMAVGSRVNASSLSNDAPSLMIACGLAMRSFD
- a CDS encoding penicillin-binding protein 1A yields the protein MSHLMRTSRVFAWIILTGLSVAVILSASLYLYLRPSLPPVEQLLDVKLQTPLRVYSHDNELIAEFGEKRRTPVTIEQIPTLQLQAFLAAEDARFYDHFGVDIKGLTRAAIELISTGSIQSGGSTITMQVAKNYFLSRDRTFIRKFSEILLAIQIERELSKERIFELYLNKIYLGNRAYGISAAAQVYYDKRVNELSLAQMAMLAGLPKAPSAYNPIADPERALVRRNWILGRMESLGFITSDARELASEAPITASYNARDTDVDADYVAEMARSEMVRRFGDTAYTDGYSVTLTVDGQKQQTATDTLRAGLENYDRRHGFRGAIAQVDINGMTPAELSGELANYPSVERLLPAIVTSIDDKNGEVQTHTRALGATTMAFDTMKWARKYRTQSFTGPEPKKPSDIVSVGDVIYVKALEPTQNAEDITAITQNVALAQVPDVEGALISLNAKTGAIEALSGGYSFGQSKYNRATQAKRQPGSTFKPFLYLAALENGRTPATIYNDAPIVLDNSDLEGSWRPQNASGQFYGPTTLRKGLYRSRNLVSIRLLRDLGIRTTLSYLEQLKIPTDNMPENLSLSLGSGLLSPMELARGFAVIANGGYDVQPYLIESIRESNGTVIYEAPKTIRCDRDCDALEEQYSSTSENTENIETDESTPETVGITLPASRNSEGPRIMRKLADSRSVYIMHSIMQDVIQQGTGRRAKALGRNDLAGKTGTTNEQKDTWFAGYNHSVATTVYVGFDQPAPLGRGEYGASTALPIWVDYMKIALADTPSSLMPRPNGLANIRINPETGRRAHPDEEGVFELFKEENAPAPLTADELENPSGGSSESFSRQIF
- a CDS encoding malic enzyme-like NAD(P)-binding protein, with amino-acid sequence MSQDLKEAALEYHAKPRPGKLSVEVTKPTQTARDLSLAYSPGVAEPVREIAKDPENAYKYTAKGNLVAVISDGTAILGLGNLGPLASKPVMEGKGVLFKRFAGIDVFDIEVNSESPQAFIETVERIADTFGGINLEDIKAPECFEIERALIEKCNVPIFHDDQHGTAIVTAAGMINALELQGKNIEDAKFVCLGAGAASIACTKLLISCGARSENIFMLDRKGVIHSGRDDLNQYKAMFANDTDKRTLDDAIDGADVFLGLSGPDLLSAEQLKKMAPNPIVFACSNPDPEINHALAMSTRDDLIMATGRSDYPNQVNNVLGFPFIFRGALDVRATCINEEMKVAAVNAIRELAKESVPQEICEAYGVDSLEFGKDYIIPKPMDVRLLEVVPAAVARAAVDSGVAGQPYPAHYPLKSMDDII